A stretch of the Geovibrio thiophilus genome encodes the following:
- a CDS encoding helix-turn-helix domain-containing protein encodes MKHFVRKKGLTQKALADLVGVKQSSVSNIESSSS; translated from the coding sequence TTGAAGCATTTCGTGAGAAAAAAAGGGCTTACGCAAAAGGCATTGGCGGATCTGGTCGGTGTCAAGCAGTCAAGTGTTTCCAATATAGAAAGTAGTTCTTCATAG